A stretch of DNA from Hoeflea ulvae:
GATGCTTCGTCGTAGGTCGAGAAATCGACCAACGTGCCAAGCATCTGCAGATAGGACACCAGCGCATCCATTTCGGTGACCATCGCCGGATTGCCGTCAAAATCGCCCAGCTTGGCCTTGGGGTAGCGCTCCTCGATACCGGATGTGTCGGCATCCGGGTCGGATTGCCCCATCAGGTCGGCCTTGGCATTGGCGATCATGTCCTCGGTATAGGGCACGCCGACGGCGAGGTTTGCCTGCAGATCGGCGGTGACATTGGCCACCTTGAGCGGTGTCGTCGCCAGGAACGAATAGCTCGGCATGATCGATTCCGGCACCACCGAACGCGGTTCCTTCAGATGCTCGACATGCCATTCGTTGGAATAGCGGTTGCCGACGCGGGCCAGGTCCGGCCCGGTCCGCTTCGATCCCCACTGGAACGGATGGTCATACATCGATTCCGCCGCCAGGCTGTAATGGCCATAGCGCTCGACCTCGTCCCGGAAGGGACGGATCATCTGGCTGTGACAGGTGTAGCAGCCTTCGCGGATATAGATGTTGCGCCCGGCCAGCTCCAGCGGCGAATAGGGCCGCATGCCGTCGACTTTCTCGATGGTGTTCTCGAGATAGAAGAGCGGCGTGATCTCGACGATTCCGCCGATGGAAACCACCACGAGCGAACCGACCATAAGCAGCGTCGCATTGCGCTCGATGATACCGTGTTTGTCTAAGAGTGACATCGTTGTTGTCTCCTACTGTGCCGGCTGCATGGCGGGTTCGCTGCCTGGAATCGGCACCTCGTTGCGCTCATGGCCAAGAATGGTCATCCATACGTTCCAGCCCATGATGATGCCGCCGGCGAGATACATCAGTCCGCCGATGGCGCGCAGCAGGTAGTAAGGGAACATCGCCGCCACGGATTCGGCGAAGGAATAGACCAGGAAGCCCTGATCATTGTATTCGCGCCACATCAGGCCCTGCTGGATGCCGGCAACCCACAGAACCGCCGCATAGACAACGATGCCGAGCGTGGCCAGCCAGAAGTGCCAGTTGACCAGCCGCATGGAGTAGAGCCGCGGACGGTTCCACAGTTTCGGCACCAGGTAGTAGATCGCGCCGAAGGTGATCATGCCGACCCAGCCGAGTGCACCGGAATGCACGTGACCGATGGTCCAGTCGGTGTAGTGGCTCAGTGAATTGACCGCCTTGATCGACATCATCGGGCCTTCGAAGGTCGACATGCCGTAAAAGGCAACGGCAATCACCATCATCCGGATGATCGGATCGGTGCGGATCTTGTCCCAGGCACCCGAGAGTGTCATCAGGCCGTTGATCATGCCGCCCCAGGAGGGCATCCACAGCATGATCGAGAACACCATGCCCAGCGTCTGCGCCCAGTCGGGCAGTGCGGTATAGTGCAGATGGTGCGGACCGGCCCAGATATAGAGGAAGATCAGCGACCAGAAATGGATGATCGACAGCCGGTAGGAATAGACCGGCCGGTTGGCCTGCTTGGGAATGAAATAATACATCATGCCCAGGAAGCCGGCGGTGAGGAAGAAGCCGACCGCATTGTGGCCGTACCACCATTGCGTCAGTGCGTCCTGAACCCCGGCAAACAGCGAGTAGCTCTTGACCCCGAGGAACGACACCGGCATCGCCAGATTGTTGACGATGTGCAGCATGGCGATGGTGACGATGAAGGCCAGGTAGAACCAGTTGGCCACATAGATATGCGGCTCCCTGCGCCGGATGATGGTGCCCATGAACACCACCAGATAGGCCACCCAGACCAGCGTCAGCCACAGATCGACATACCACTCGGGTTCTGCATATTCGCGCGCCTGGGTGATGCCCAGCAGATAGCCGGTCGCAGCCATGACGATGAACAGCTGATAGCCCCAGAACACGAACCAGGCCAGATTGCCCCCAAACAGCCGGGCGCGCGAGGTGCGCTGCACCACATAGAGCGAGGTCGCAATCAACGCGTTGCCGCCGAAGGCGAAGACCACCGCGGAAGTGTGCAAGGGCCGTGTGCGGCCGAAATTGAACCAGGGCTCGATGTTGAGGTCCGGAAAGGCCAGCTGGAAGGCGACGATGACGCCGACCAGGAACCCGACGATGCCCCAGAATGTGGTGGCGATGATGCCGTAGCGCACCACCTCGTCGAAATAGCCGGATGTGTCATCGGCGGACGGGGCGGTGACTGGCGAGAAATTGACCCGCCGCAGCAGCAGCACGGTTCCCGCCAGAAGCACGACGAACAAGACCCACATATGGGCCTCGAACTGATCGTCCTTGGCGAAAGCCACGCCGAGCAGCGCCAGAAAGGCGCCTATGCCCACGGCGATTGTTTCGAAAGCGTATTTCATTGTTGGTATCCCCCAGGGGTATCAAATCCGTAACCGGAACAGTCCGCGTGCCGCCCCCTTGGACAAACCGCGGCCTTTGCCGAACTGAGCCACAAATCGCAGAAGCAAAGGCGTGTCGCCT
This window harbors:
- the ccoN gene encoding cytochrome-c oxidase, cbb3-type subunit I, with amino-acid sequence MKYAFETIAVGIGAFLALLGVAFAKDDQFEAHMWVLFVVLLAGTVLLLRRVNFSPVTAPSADDTSGYFDEVVRYGIIATTFWGIVGFLVGVIVAFQLAFPDLNIEPWFNFGRTRPLHTSAVVFAFGGNALIATSLYVVQRTSRARLFGGNLAWFVFWGYQLFIVMAATGYLLGITQAREYAEPEWYVDLWLTLVWVAYLVVFMGTIIRRREPHIYVANWFYLAFIVTIAMLHIVNNLAMPVSFLGVKSYSLFAGVQDALTQWWYGHNAVGFFLTAGFLGMMYYFIPKQANRPVYSYRLSIIHFWSLIFLYIWAGPHHLHYTALPDWAQTLGMVFSIMLWMPSWGGMINGLMTLSGAWDKIRTDPIIRMMVIAVAFYGMSTFEGPMMSIKAVNSLSHYTDWTIGHVHSGALGWVGMITFGAIYYLVPKLWNRPRLYSMRLVNWHFWLATLGIVVYAAVLWVAGIQQGLMWREYNDQGFLVYSFAESVAAMFPYYLLRAIGGLMYLAGGIIMGWNVWMTILGHERNEVPIPGSEPAMQPAQ
- the ccoO gene encoding cytochrome-c oxidase, cbb3-type subunit II, which gives rise to MSLLDKHGIIERNATLLMVGSLVVVSIGGIVEITPLFYLENTIEKVDGMRPYSPLELAGRNIYIREGCYTCHSQMIRPFRDEVERYGHYSLAAESMYDHPFQWGSKRTGPDLARVGNRYSNEWHVEHLKEPRSVVPESIMPSYSFLATTPLKVANVTADLQANLAVGVPYTEDMIANAKADLMGQSDPDADTSGIEERYPKAKLGDFDGNPAMVTEMDALVSYLQMLGTLVDFSTYDEASGYR